The Chloroflexota bacterium genome has a window encoding:
- the gcvPB gene encoding aminomethyl-transferring glycine dehydrogenase subunit GcvPB has product MTEPLIFEISRPGRCAASLPECDVRPSALPKDLLRDELPLPEVSELDLVRHYVRLSHLNHAVDTGFYPLGSCTMKYNPKVNETLARLEGFVATHPYQPEWTVQGNLILMYELQECLKEISGFAAVSLQPAAGAHGEFAGMLMVRAYHLDRGDRGRTKVLVPDSAHGTNPASTAMCGFEVVEIRSDERGNVDLEDLKAHCDEHVAGMMLTNPNTLGLFDEHILEIADIVHGCGGLLYGDGANLNAIVGVAKPADLGFDIMHFNLHKTFSTPHGGGGPGAGPVGVTQALAQFLPGPIVVEEESDEDEGPYYSLAMPAKSIGRLKAFYGNFGVLVRAYAYIRHLGASGLRRVAEHAVLNANYLRVRLQDTYPLPYKRTCMHEFVLSGTIPGAEGVRTLDIAKRLMDFGFHPPTIYFPLIVPEALMIEPTETESLETLDAFAGAMLKIAEEARTQPEMLHDAPFTTPLRRLDDVRAAREPKLRWQP; this is encoded by the coding sequence ATGACAGAGCCTCTTATCTTTGAGATCAGCAGACCAGGCCGGTGCGCTGCGTCGCTGCCGGAGTGCGACGTGCGGCCGTCTGCCCTGCCGAAGGACCTGCTCCGCGACGAACTGCCGCTGCCAGAGGTGAGCGAGTTGGATTTGGTGCGGCATTATGTGCGGCTGTCGCACCTGAACCACGCAGTGGACACGGGCTTCTATCCCCTGGGATCCTGCACGATGAAGTACAATCCCAAGGTCAATGAGACTTTGGCTCGGCTGGAAGGCTTTGTGGCCACTCACCCATATCAACCCGAGTGGACCGTCCAAGGCAACCTGATCCTCATGTATGAACTCCAGGAGTGCCTGAAGGAGATCAGTGGGTTTGCGGCGGTGTCCCTTCAGCCGGCGGCGGGCGCGCACGGCGAATTCGCGGGCATGCTCATGGTTCGGGCGTACCATCTGGACCGAGGCGATCGCGGCCGCACCAAAGTGTTGGTGCCCGACTCGGCTCACGGCACGAACCCGGCTTCCACGGCCATGTGCGGCTTTGAGGTGGTGGAGATTCGTTCCGACGAGCGGGGCAATGTGGATCTGGAGGATCTCAAGGCTCATTGCGACGAGCACGTGGCGGGGATGATGCTCACGAACCCCAACACGCTGGGCCTGTTTGACGAGCACATCCTGGAGATTGCCGACATCGTGCATGGGTGCGGCGGGCTTCTGTACGGCGACGGGGCGAACCTGAATGCCATCGTCGGAGTTGCGAAGCCCGCGGATCTCGGGTTTGACATCATGCACTTCAACTTGCACAAGACGTTCTCCACGCCTCACGGGGGCGGAGGCCCAGGCGCTGGCCCTGTCGGGGTAACCCAGGCGCTGGCCCAGTTTCTGCCCGGCCCAATCGTCGTTGAAGAGGAGTCCGATGAGGACGAGGGTCCGTATTACTCCCTGGCCATGCCGGCCAAGAGCATCGGGCGGCTCAAGGCGTTCTACGGCAACTTCGGTGTGCTGGTGCGCGCCTATGCCTACATCCGACACCTGGGCGCGAGCGGGCTTCGCCGGGTAGCCGAGCACGCGGTGCTCAATGCGAACTATTTGCGCGTGCGGCTTCAGGACACCTACCCGCTGCCCTACAAGCGAACGTGCATGCACGAGTTCGTACTGTCGGGCACGATCCCCGGCGCTGAAGGTGTGCGGACCCTTGACATCGCCAAGCGGCTCATGGATTTCGGCTTCCACCCGCCGACCATCTACTTCCCGCTGATCGTGCCGGAAGCCTTGATGATTGAGCCGACCGAGACCGAATCCCTGGAGACGCTGGACGCTTTCGCCGGCGCGATGCTCAAGATCGCCGAGGAGGCGCGCACGCAGCCGGAGATGCTGCACGATGCGCCGTTCACGACGCCGCTGCGGCGATTGGACGACGTTCGCGCGGCCCGCGAGCCGAAACTGCGCTGGCAGCCATAG
- a CDS encoding response regulator has product MATPRVLVVDDSSTARAFVKAALARSGLNILEASSGPEALALLGAQSIDLVITDVVMPDMDGYELVRRIRKDPRTSGIPVLVLTSRGDVADKVAGFEAGADDYMVKPFEPAELEVRARALLARRAVSNAPSVAQEKQATSVAVFGCKGGVGTTTIAVNLALALRELSGGAVALVDADLSFGDVGLHLNVPPVHTINDLVQYVEELDASMLAQAMVEHPSGIRVLLSPPRPERAEEVSARLIGRVLDVASRSFDYVVVDTQRVYDDRTLMVLDKAAVILLVLTADIGALRNASLFLTLARTLGYPADKVIPVLNGTGVGTGIREQDVRRVLGGREPVSIESGGVEVALATNQGNPIILANPRNKAVRAVKQLAGRIVSEA; this is encoded by the coding sequence ATGGCTACCCCCAGAGTCCTGGTGGTGGATGACAGCAGCACGGCGCGGGCGTTCGTAAAGGCGGCGCTCGCCCGATCGGGGTTGAACATCCTGGAGGCCAGCAGCGGTCCCGAGGCGCTGGCCCTGCTGGGGGCGCAGTCCATAGACCTGGTCATCACGGATGTCGTGATGCCGGATATGGACGGCTACGAACTCGTGCGCCGCATTCGCAAGGACCCGCGCACGAGCGGAATCCCTGTGCTGGTCCTCACGTCGCGGGGCGATGTGGCCGACAAGGTCGCCGGCTTTGAGGCGGGCGCCGACGATTACATGGTAAAGCCATTTGAGCCGGCGGAGTTGGAGGTGCGCGCCAGGGCTCTGCTGGCGCGGCGCGCGGTTTCCAATGCGCCAAGCGTCGCGCAGGAGAAGCAGGCGACCAGCGTCGCGGTTTTCGGGTGCAAGGGGGGCGTGGGAACGACCACGATTGCGGTGAATCTGGCCTTGGCCCTGCGCGAACTCAGCGGTGGGGCCGTTGCCCTCGTTGACGCCGACCTGTCCTTTGGCGACGTGGGCCTGCACCTGAACGTGCCCCCCGTGCACACCATCAACGACCTCGTGCAGTATGTGGAGGAACTGGATGCCTCCATGCTTGCCCAGGCGATGGTGGAACACCCGAGCGGCATTCGGGTCCTGCTGTCGCCGCCGAGACCCGAGAGGGCAGAAGAGGTATCCGCGCGCCTCATCGGGCGAGTGCTGGACGTGGCCTCGCGCAGTTTTGACTACGTTGTCGTTGACACGCAGCGGGTGTACGACGACCGCACGCTGATGGTTTTGGACAAAGCGGCTGTTATCCTGCTGGTCCTCACGGCGGACATCGGCGCGCTGCGCAATGCCAGCCTGTTCCTGACGCTCGCCCGAACGTTGGGCTATCCCGCCGACAAGGTCATACCGGTCCTGAACGGCACAGGCGTGGGTACCGGAATCCGAGAGCAGGACGTGAGGCGGGTTCTGGGCGGGCGAGAACCCGTCTCCATAGAGTCGGGGGGCGTGGAAGTGGCGCTGGCGACCAACCAGGGCAATCCGATCATCCTCGCGAATCCGCGGAACAAGGCGGTGCGCGCCGTGAAGCAACTGGCCGGAAGGATTGTCTCAGAAGCGTGA
- the gcvT gene encoding glycine cleavage system aminomethyltransferase GcvT, with product MSERHSFLFHGSLASLDPQVQTLIDLERERQSRRIILIPSESIAPSAVREALSSEFSHIYAEGYPPTRMGREPEELLLDYDHQLAYYRRYADRRFYKGADYVNFVETLAQKRAAACFANERVRADQIFVNVQPLSGAAANNAIYEAFVRPGETVMGMNLMHGGHLTHGSQFNRSGKQYRIVSYTVDPKTERLDYDAIRELALQHRPKMIIAGYTSYPWAPDWQKFREIADAVGAILMADIAHTAGMVVAGAYPSPVGIADVTVFTTHKTICGPRAAVILTTSEEHAAKIDSAVFPGEQGGPHVNTFAALAVAFKLAQTPQFHALQKQIVLNAKALAQSLQDRGLRLAYGGTDTHLLLVDLKSVKSPTGEFPRGEIAARLLEICGIIVNKNTIPGDEITALASGIRLGTPWVTQRGMREPDMDRIADFIFRVVREIRPFQYVGLSGILPRGKAPFALLRQVRQEVDEFASRFEPQTERRSGYPHYHLPPSPSPAAVPVQTHTPDPAAVSRALAQGAVILDPSQFTILSVRGARAHAFLQEATTANLAALEPGQVAHAALLDGDGHVLDDVLILRLAPGPQGEDRYHVIVNAANADTVRDWLRALSDGYVLFDNQDILRKVQGPAIVVDATTEAPDEATLVALAVVGPAARALLDNVLRVGNVEQGRAQETQFAGHPLLIGSAPFLRDGLLCMGHPDAITALEKSLTDAGAVPGGRDAWIAARRAAGLPAYDGEAARPSALALLHGGHETLFDLRKPYFVGQESLAASAPVEHLPEFTWQWQEEETLKRTPLYEEHKKRTRKLIPFAGWEMPVWYTSVGEEHAAVRKTAGLFDVAHMGVLEVSGPHAASFLDVVASNYVRWLEPGQSQYAYLLDPDGNVLDDIIIYCLRRDRYMVVVNAANAEKDWAWLNAVNEGQVRIDRNRPYVRVEAPATLRDLKDPRWGKDCKVDLALQGPASLAILQSLARDSRQAADLAHIRRTELIETTLAGIPLVVSRTGYTGEPVGFELFVHPDEAVRLWNLLLEKGEPFGLKPAGLAARDSTRIEAGLPLYGHELAGAYGITPIEAGFEPYVKYHKPFFVGRDAILQHSAEAKNTIVRFRVNSPNARALRGHEPVVNKRGQYIGRVTSCTLVGETQIGMALVDKRYAQEGTEIAVFPTAAAKTDKPVSLAELERGDQVVLPEWCTVLARFPRLGAPVMPETGE from the coding sequence ATGAGTGAGCGCCACAGTTTTCTCTTCCATGGTTCCCTGGCCTCGCTGGACCCTCAAGTTCAGACTCTGATTGATTTGGAGCGAGAGCGCCAGTCCCGGCGCATCATTCTGATTCCATCGGAGAGCATAGCGCCCTCTGCCGTGCGAGAAGCGCTCTCGTCCGAGTTCTCGCACATCTACGCCGAAGGCTATCCCCCAACCCGCATGGGCCGGGAACCTGAAGAACTACTGCTGGATTATGATCATCAACTGGCCTACTACCGACGCTACGCGGATCGGCGATTTTACAAAGGTGCCGATTATGTCAATTTCGTGGAGACGCTGGCCCAGAAACGCGCCGCCGCCTGCTTCGCCAACGAGCGCGTGCGCGCCGACCAAATCTTCGTGAACGTACAGCCGCTGTCGGGGGCCGCCGCCAACAACGCCATCTACGAGGCGTTCGTCCGCCCCGGCGAGACCGTCATGGGTATGAACCTGATGCACGGCGGCCACCTGACCCACGGCAGCCAGTTCAACCGTTCGGGCAAGCAGTACCGCATCGTCTCCTACACGGTGGACCCCAAGACCGAGCGCCTGGACTACGACGCCATCCGCGAGTTGGCGCTCCAGCATCGCCCCAAGATGATCATCGCGGGCTACACGTCCTATCCATGGGCGCCCGACTGGCAGAAGTTCCGCGAAATCGCTGACGCCGTGGGGGCGATCCTCATGGCCGACATCGCCCACACGGCAGGCATGGTCGTCGCCGGCGCCTATCCAAGCCCGGTGGGCATCGCCGACGTTACCGTGTTCACCACCCACAAGACTATCTGCGGGCCGCGCGCGGCCGTGATCCTGACCACATCGGAAGAACATGCCGCGAAGATTGACAGCGCCGTGTTCCCGGGCGAACAGGGCGGGCCTCACGTCAACACGTTCGCAGCCCTTGCCGTGGCCTTCAAACTCGCGCAGACGCCGCAATTCCACGCGCTCCAGAAGCAAATCGTGCTCAACGCGAAGGCACTGGCCCAAAGTTTGCAGGACCGTGGCCTGCGCCTGGCCTACGGCGGGACGGATACCCACCTCCTCCTGGTGGACCTCAAGTCCGTGAAGTCGCCGACGGGCGAGTTCCCCAGGGGCGAAATAGCGGCGCGCCTGCTGGAAATCTGCGGAATCATCGTCAACAAGAACACTATCCCCGGCGACGAGATCACCGCCCTCGCCAGCGGCATACGACTCGGCACGCCCTGGGTTACGCAACGCGGCATGCGCGAGCCGGACATGGATCGCATCGCCGATTTCATCTTCCGCGTCGTCCGCGAGATTCGCCCATTCCAGTACGTGGGTCTCAGCGGCATCCTGCCGCGCGGAAAGGCTCCCTTCGCGCTCCTTCGCCAGGTGCGGCAAGAAGTGGACGAGTTCGCCTCGCGGTTTGAGCCCCAGACCGAACGCCGCTCTGGCTACCCCCACTACCATCTGCCGCCATCGCCGAGCCCCGCTGCGGTGCCAGTTCAGACGCACACGCCGGACCCCGCTGCCGTTTCGCGCGCCCTGGCCCAAGGCGCGGTAATCCTGGACCCGTCGCAGTTCACGATATTGTCTGTGCGTGGCGCGCGCGCCCACGCGTTTCTCCAGGAAGCCACAACGGCCAACTTGGCCGCCCTGGAACCCGGCCAGGTGGCCCATGCCGCGCTCCTGGACGGAGATGGCCATGTCCTGGACGACGTGCTCATCCTGCGGCTTGCCCCAGGCCCCCAGGGCGAGGACCGCTACCACGTGATCGTCAACGCCGCCAACGCCGACACGGTCAGGGATTGGCTCCGCGCGCTGAGCGACGGCTACGTGCTCTTTGACAACCAGGACATCCTGCGCAAGGTGCAGGGGCCTGCGATTGTCGTAGATGCTACCACAGAGGCGCCCGACGAGGCGACGCTGGTGGCCCTGGCGGTCGTCGGCCCAGCGGCGCGCGCCCTGCTGGACAACGTCCTGCGCGTCGGCAACGTTGAGCAAGGCCGCGCGCAGGAAACGCAATTTGCCGGCCACCCGCTGCTCATCGGCAGCGCGCCTTTCCTGCGCGACGGGCTTCTCTGCATGGGCCATCCCGACGCCATCACGGCGCTGGAGAAGAGCCTCACGGATGCGGGCGCGGTGCCTGGCGGCCGCGACGCTTGGATTGCGGCGCGGCGAGCGGCCGGACTTCCCGCCTACGACGGCGAAGCCGCCCGCCCCAGCGCCTTGGCGCTGCTCCATGGCGGGCACGAAACCCTCTTTGACCTGCGCAAACCCTACTTCGTGGGGCAAGAGTCTTTGGCCGCGTCCGCGCCGGTGGAGCACCTGCCTGAATTCACATGGCAGTGGCAGGAAGAAGAAACCCTCAAGCGAACACCGCTCTACGAAGAGCACAAGAAGCGCACGCGCAAGTTGATTCCCTTTGCCGGCTGGGAGATGCCGGTCTGGTACACCAGCGTCGGTGAGGAGCACGCCGCCGTCCGAAAGACCGCCGGCCTGTTTGACGTGGCCCACATGGGCGTGCTGGAAGTCTCAGGCCCCCACGCGGCCTCGTTCCTGGACGTGGTGGCGTCCAACTACGTGCGGTGGCTGGAGCCTGGCCAGTCGCAGTACGCCTACCTGCTGGACCCGGATGGCAACGTCCTGGACGATATCATCATCTACTGCCTGCGGCGCGACCGGTACATGGTGGTGGTCAACGCGGCCAATGCGGAGAAGGACTGGGCTTGGCTGAACGCCGTGAACGAAGGGCAGGTGCGGATTGACCGCAATCGGCCCTATGTGCGCGTGGAAGCCCCCGCCACCCTGCGCGACCTGAAAGACCCCCGCTGGGGCAAGGACTGCAAAGTTGACCTGGCGCTGCAAGGCCCCGCATCCCTGGCGATCCTGCAAAGCCTGGCCCGCGACTCCAGGCAGGCCGCGGACTTGGCGCACATCCGCCGCACGGAGTTGATAGAGACCACCCTTGCGGGCATCCCACTGGTTGTGTCCCGCACAGGCTACACCGGCGAACCGGTGGGGTTTGAACTTTTCGTGCATCCGGATGAGGCCGTGCGCCTCTGGAATCTGTTGCTAGAGAAAGGCGAGCCGTTTGGGCTGAAGCCGGCTGGCCTGGCCGCGCGTGACTCCACGCGCATTGAGGCCGGCCTGCCGCTGTACGGGCATGAGTTGGCCGGAGCCTACGGGATCACCCCAATTGAGGCAGGCTTTGAGCCTTATGTCAAGTACCACAAGCCGTTCTTCGTGGGGCGCGACGCAATCCTGCAACACTCCGCCGAGGCCAAGAACACCATCGTCCGGTTCCGGGTCAATTCGCCCAACGCCCGCGCCCTCCGCGGCCACGAGCCTGTGGTCAACAAGCGTGGGCAATACATCGGCCGCGTTACCAGTTGTACCCTCGTGGGCGAAACTCAAATCGGCATGGCGCTGGTGGACAAGCGTTACGCGCAGGAGGGTACGGAGATTGCGGTCTTCCCAACGGCGGCCGCCAAAACCGACAAGCCCGTCTCCCTGGCCGAACTGGAGCGGGGGGACCAGGTCGTGCTCCCCGAATGGTGCACGGTGTTGGCGCGATTCCCCAGGCTAGGCGCTCCGGTCATGCCCGAAACCGGAGAATAG
- a CDS encoding FprA family A-type flavoprotein, whose amino-acid sequence MTVIQVRPDIYWIGVNDRTTDLFEGVWPIDQTGVSYNAYLVRDEKTALIDLAKAFKADEFLGQIAQVCDLGAIDYVVVNHVEPDHSGLLALFRRLAPQATIVGTEKTKELLEAFYGGAESVQVVQDGEVLDLGSHTLQFFSTPFVHWPETMMTYDQAQKVLFSCDAFGGYGALRGAIFDDQCVDMGFYEREALRYYVNIIAKFSGPVLRAIKKLQSVPLEVIAPSHGLVWRKNPQRIVELYAQWARYATEPAEPGVTLLYGSMYGNTERVMNAVAQGISREDVPLEVFDVARTHYSYILPSLWTKMGVMIGAPTYEVGLFPPMAHVLDIAARKRVMNKKAAWFGSYGWSGGAQKELADLITPLKWDLLETMEFRGGPTAEDMKAAEEFGARFARALVQNH is encoded by the coding sequence ATGACCGTCATCCAGGTGCGACCCGACATCTATTGGATCGGCGTCAATGACCGGACGACCGACCTTTTTGAAGGCGTGTGGCCCATTGACCAGACGGGTGTGTCCTACAACGCTTATCTTGTCCGCGACGAGAAAACGGCGCTGATTGACCTGGCCAAGGCGTTCAAAGCCGACGAATTCCTGGGTCAGATCGCCCAAGTCTGCGACCTGGGCGCGATTGACTACGTGGTTGTCAATCACGTAGAACCCGACCATTCCGGCTTGTTGGCGCTTTTCCGCAGGCTTGCGCCCCAGGCGACCATTGTCGGCACGGAGAAGACCAAGGAGTTGCTGGAGGCCTTCTACGGCGGCGCCGAATCCGTCCAGGTCGTGCAAGATGGAGAGGTGCTGGACCTGGGCAGCCATACCCTTCAGTTCTTCTCCACGCCGTTCGTGCACTGGCCGGAGACGATGATGACCTACGACCAGGCGCAGAAAGTGCTTTTCTCGTGCGACGCCTTTGGCGGATACGGCGCTCTCCGCGGCGCGATCTTTGACGATCAGTGCGTGGATATGGGCTTCTACGAGCGCGAGGCGTTACGCTACTACGTCAACATCATCGCCAAGTTCAGCGGCCCGGTGCTTCGCGCCATCAAGAAACTGCAATCGGTGCCGCTGGAAGTGATTGCGCCGTCTCACGGCCTCGTCTGGCGCAAGAACCCGCAACGCATTGTGGAACTGTATGCGCAGTGGGCGCGCTATGCCACCGAACCCGCTGAGCCCGGCGTTACGCTCCTGTACGGTTCCATGTACGGCAATACCGAGAGGGTGATGAACGCCGTTGCACAGGGAATCTCGCGCGAAGACGTGCCGCTGGAGGTGTTTGACGTTGCGCGCACCCACTACAGTTATATCCTGCCCTCGTTGTGGACAAAGATGGGCGTGATGATCGGCGCACCGACGTATGAGGTGGGGTTGTTTCCCCCAATGGCTCATGTGCTGGATATTGCCGCGCGGAAGCGCGTCATGAACAAGAAGGCGGCATGGTTCGGGAGTTATGGCTGGAGCGGAGGCGCGCAGAAGGAACTGGCCGACCTCATCACTCCGCTCAAGTGGGACTTGCTGGAAACGATGGAGTTCAGAGGCGGGCCGACGGCCGAGGACATGAAGGCCGCAGAGGAATTCGGCGCTCGGTTTGCACGCGCACTTGTCCAGAATCATTGA
- a CDS encoding serine/threonine protein kinase, with protein sequence MAQTVQPGTLLGNRYKVLGLIAQGGMGAVYKCSDTRLAGRLCAVKETWIDPKLSPAQVKQMHEQFKREATTLATLDHPNLPKVSDYFSSGARHYLVMDYVAGQDLLTLLKNRPMGQPGLPVEQVLDWAEQLCAALHYLHTQNPPILHRDIKPANIKLADSGIIKLVDFGLVKWMAPDDNSTITVIQGLGTLAYTPLEQYGGETGHTDPRTDIYALGATLYHLLTGQPPASAKQRFLKPDSLVEPQRLAPDLPSHVAQAILKAMAMHPQDRPSSVAEFRALLHGEDMPASARAARAMQTPWAGLLRHDLALVILAGLLLLASLLVSLGL encoded by the coding sequence CTCATCGCACAGGGGGGCATGGGCGCGGTGTACAAATGCAGCGACACCCGCCTGGCCGGTCGGCTCTGCGCGGTGAAGGAGACCTGGATTGACCCGAAACTCTCGCCCGCGCAGGTGAAACAAATGCACGAGCAGTTCAAGCGCGAGGCGACCACCCTGGCCACACTGGATCACCCCAACCTGCCCAAGGTCTCCGACTACTTCTCCAGCGGCGCGCGCCACTACCTGGTCATGGACTACGTGGCGGGGCAGGATTTGCTCACGCTCCTCAAGAACCGTCCAATGGGACAGCCGGGCCTCCCTGTAGAGCAAGTGCTGGACTGGGCAGAGCAACTGTGCGCCGCCCTGCACTACCTCCACACTCAGAACCCGCCCATCCTGCACCGAGACATCAAGCCCGCCAACATCAAACTGGCCGATTCAGGCATCATCAAACTGGTGGACTTCGGCTTGGTGAAGTGGATGGCCCCCGACGACAACTCCACCATCACGGTCATCCAGGGGTTGGGGACGTTGGCGTACACGCCTTTGGAGCAGTACGGGGGAGAGACGGGCCACACAGACCCACGCACCGACATCTATGCCCTGGGCGCTACCCTTTATCACCTGCTGACGGGCCAGCCACCCGCATCCGCCAAACAACGATTCCTCAAGCCGGATAGTCTCGTAGAACCCCAGCGACTCGCGCCAGACTTGCCATCGCATGTCGCCCAAGCGATTCTCAAGGCGATGGCCATGCACCCGCAGGACCGACCGTCCAGCGTCGCGGAGTTCCGAGCGCTCCTCCACGGCGAAGACATGCCCGCATCCGCCCGTGCTGCGCGCGCAATGCAAACCCCCTGGGCGGGCCTCCTACGCCACGACCTGGCCCTGGTCATCCTCGCTGGACTGCTCCTCCTAGCGTCGCTGCTCGTGTCCCTGGGGCTCTGA